A stretch of Eleutherodactylus coqui strain aEleCoq1 chromosome 2, aEleCoq1.hap1, whole genome shotgun sequence DNA encodes these proteins:
- the LOC136611072 gene encoding E3 ubiquitin/ISG15 ligase TRIM25-like isoform X2, translated as MASAAVIDELLCSICLSTYTDPVMLRCGHNFCRVCIHQVLDTQDEAGVYSCPECREESQERPTLMRCLALRNIMENFLTTPPTQAEAGIFCTHCVDSPVLAAKSCLHCEASLCEKHLRVHSKSAEHVLCEPSANLGSRKCSVHKELLKYFCTKDAICICVSCSLAGEHRGHQVEMLDEASEKKKERLRNVLQKLITRREETEERVRSLEGSRWKAQEKAAGRAERVTALCRDIRRQLDDLEKRVLSEISRQEKEESLLSSTLIQKLEIQKAELSRKMRHIEELCNMTDPLTVLQEPDTGDLCDPEDTGGHDGGDGDTRGHGKLLRDVDGPDVAVISDTLHTLCDIIRGIRRGIYVEGPADILLNVNTAANNIRISHDLKTATRTKEKQNRPETAERFQYNQVMSRRGFSSGRHYWDVKKKSSNLNCL; from the coding sequence ATGGCGTCTGCTGCTGTGATAGACGAgctgctctgctccatctgtctgagcacttatacagatcctgtaatgctgagatgtggacacaacttctgccGGGTCTGTATTCATCAGGTGCTGGATACACAGGACGAGGCTGGAGTTTATTCCTGTCCTGAATGCAGAGAGGAGTCTCAGGAGCGGCCGACACTGATGAGATGCTTAGCTCTGCGTAACATCATGGAGAACTTCCTGACTACTCCTCCGACACAGGCGGAAGCTGGGATCTTCTGCACTCACTGTGTGGACTCTCCTGTACTGGCTGCTAAATCCTGTCTGCATTGTGAAGCTTCTCTGTGCGAGAAACACCTGAGAGTTCACAGCAAGTCAGCAGAACACGTCTTATGTGAGCCCAGCGCCAACCTGGGGAGCAGGAAATGTTCTGTCCATAAGGAACTTTTAAAGTACTTCTGTACTAAGGACGCCATCTGTATCTGTGTGTCCTGCAGTTTGGCCGGAGAACATCGGGGTCATCAGGTGGAGATGCTGGATGAGGCCTCtgagaaaaagaaggaaagactGAGAAACGTTCTACAGAAACTGATCACAAGGAGGGAGGAGACTGAGGAAAGAGTCCGGAGTCTGGAGGGGAGCAGGTGGAAAGCTCAAGAAAAAGCAGCTGGAAGAGCGGAGAGAGTCACTGCCCTGTGTAGAGACATCAGAAGACAGCTGGACGATCTGGAGAAGAGGGTCCTGAGCGAGATCTCCAGGCAGGAGAAGGAAGAGTCACTCTTATCCTCTACTCTGATCCagaagctggaaatacagaaggccgagctgtccaggaagatgagacACATTGAGGAGCTGTGTAACATGACTGATCCACTGACTGTCTTACAGGAACCAGACACCGGGGACTTGTGTGATCCTGAAGAcacggggggacatgatggaggtgatggggatACAAGGGGACATGGTAAACTGCTCCGTGATGTAGATGGTCCGGATGTGGCTGTGATCTCAGACACATTACATACATTATGTGACATAATAAGAGGTATAAGGAGGGGGATCTATGTGGAGGGTCCTGCAGACATATTACTGAATGTAAACACTGCTGCTAATAATATCCGTATATCACATGACCTGAAAACTGCAACCCGGACAAAAGAGAAGCAGAACCGTCCAGAAACAGCAGAGAGATTCCAGTATAATCAGGTGATGAGCAGGAGGGGATTCTCCTCAGGACGACATTACTGGGATGTGAAG